In Candidatus Schekmanbacteria bacterium, the DNA window ATTATTCATCTGCTTTTCATAATAGATCAAAAACTTCTTTATACCTTCATAGGTCATCAACACAGGATAGTCTTCTTTTGTCAGATTTTCAGATTCATCTTTATTATCTTCGTATATTTCATCCATATCTCTTCTTACATAAAAATTTTTTAGTGTAATTATTTTTTTGTTCAAAAGTTTTAATACCAATGAATCTATCAAAACAGGTCTAAATTCTTCCATTATATCAAGTGTGAGCGAAGGTCTTCCATACTCAACTGAATGGAGAGAACCCAAATAGGGGTCTAATCCAACACAATTTATTATTCCCTCAATAGTATTAGCAAGAAGTGTGTATCCAAAACTTAACATTGCGTTTACCGGATCTCGTGGAGGTCTTCTGTTTCTTCCTTCAAAAACGATACCTTCCTGTTTAATCAAATTACCAAAAACCTGAAAATAATACTTACTTCCAATTCCCTCTAATCCTCTCAAATAATCAAAGTCGCTTGAATGTTTAATTTTATCCATTATGCCTCTTATTTTGTGTATCATAGATTGAATATCATCAATCTTGAGGATCTGATTCTGCCTTCTCAAAAATGTGCGATAATTTTTCAGCTTTCCATAAACATAACGGGTGGCAAGTTGAAGGGCAAATTCCCTATCTTGTAAGCAATTAAATTGAGCAATTCTAAGTTCTATGTTTTTGCCAAGCTCTGGAACAAGGCGTCCTCGATATCTGCCTGTTCCTGTCAGGAACACGGTATCTATACCATTTTTTAATAAAAAAGCTATTGCCTGAGGGGTAATTGCAATATTGCCAAAGAGGACCACCTGATCAACTTTAAAGGAC includes these proteins:
- the cas1 gene encoding CRISPR-associated endonuclease Cas1, yielding MSILYLIEQGTILSKQSNKLVLKKGKNILLSVPSFKVDQVVLFGNIAITPQAIAFLLKNGIDTVFLTGTGRYRGRLVPELGKNIELRIAQFNCLQDREFALQLATRYVYGKLKNYRTFLRRQNQILKIDDIQSMIHKIRGIMDKIKHSSDFDYLRGLEGIGSKYYFQVFGNLIKQEGIVFEGRNRRPPRDPVNAMLSFGYTLLANTIEGIINCVGLDPYLGSLHSVEYGRPSLTLDIMEEFRPVLIDSLVLKLLNKKIITLKNFYVRRDMDEIYEDNKDESENLTKEDYPVLMTYEGIKKFLIYYEKQMNNKVFYPRLGSRMTYKDICLAQARLLANSFMEKDILYEPFLIR